The following coding sequences lie in one Crassostrea angulata isolate pt1a10 chromosome 10, ASM2561291v2, whole genome shotgun sequence genomic window:
- the LOC128165397 gene encoding uncharacterized protein LOC128165397, with the protein MAGAVPSTSGPYVFSNPMDQLRIGVPKPGARNRYITVAKTQVPLFCYSEKHKRILSRFPMDKDDDFPPLPHRMSTIPEVKKSQFKSNGLRKPGVLRMHTFSEFSSRGGGGVEKTDISGLQISKPSEINELNESSDGEATKRLGNAPRKQEYFVSKIQIQERESTMLSLDGMSTSLTQRNKEVANVETAVKQAIKRYMSTIDRQPKIQYRHNQDESVVRKHYKEESVTENDEEISKPSPNTHKNGSKHSSKKETSKNNNQYAKLVKPILSKIITNTPACMFKLFGPILLSAPHGIKLWRGGTEGRRRRIHYREIHVTEILLKVANEINRIAGIPPSFIIWDRRMAMPADFKNLDPNYLTEKQFPQSPFHEALEYFKQFGRDNKLPLLHIDMHGKKNRKTNMDLDVGFKAMETHWKDQSFAKWLKNETECVFTKMFSDPKYVYEKNNMRFTVNVNPSLCGDWGGDLYTMTCQSVVMGTPAFQLEIPRAIRNQLIVDDELVTKLAQSIVDIYSTCLNRTNPLHIKIPKREQAAYSELIEKTLNDHLKIEKTFQEKQI; encoded by the coding sequence ATGGCGGGTGCCGTACCCTCGACCAGTGGACCCTACGTGTTCTCAAACCCGATGGACCAGCTACGCATCGGTGTCCCTAAGCCCGGGGCCAGGAACAGGTACATCACCGTTGCTAAGACCCAAGTACCGTTATTCTGTTACTCGGAGAAACATAAGCGCATCCTGTCCCGATTTCCTATGGACAAAGATGACGATTTTCCTCCTCTCCCTCACCGAATGTCAACTATCCCCGAGGTAAAGAAATCTCAGTTTAAGTCTAATGGTCTGAGAAAGCCCGGAGTTCTGAGAATGCATACTTTTTCGGAATTTAGTTCAAGAGGAGGGGGAGGGGTAGAGAAAACGGATATCAGTGGGCTTCAAATAAGTAAACCGTCTGAAATAAATGAGTTGAATGAGAGTTCTGATGGAGAGGCGACAAAACGATTGGGAAACGCGCCTAGAAAACAGGAATATTTCGTGTCTAAAATTCAGATTCAGGAGAGAGAGTCTACTATGCTGTCTTTAGACGGAATGTCTACAAGTTTAACGCAGAGGAACAAGGAGGTCGCCAACGTTGAAACGGCCGTCAAACAAGCAATCAAACGTTATATGTCAACTATTGACCGACAGCCGAAAATACAATACAGACACAACCAGGACGAAAGTGTAGTCAGAAAACACTACAAAGAAGAAAGTGTCACCGAAAATGACGAAGAGATTTCAAAACCCAGTCCAAACACGCATAAAAACGGATCAAAGCATTCCTCAAAGAAGGAAACGTCAAAAAACAATAATCAATACGCCAAGCTAGTGAAACCAATTCTGTCAAAGATTATCACCAACACACCAGCCTGTATGTTTAAACTGTTCGGTCCCATTCTACTCAGCGCTCCGCATGGGATCAAACTTTGGCGGGGTGGAACCGAAGGACGCAGACGACGTATTCATTATCGCGAGATCCACGTCACCGAGATCTTACTGAAGGTGGCAAACGAAATCAATCGGATTGCCGGAATTCCGCCGAGTTTCATCATATGGGACCGGCGGATGGCAATGCCAGCGGACTTCAAGAACTTAGACCCAAACTACCTTACCGAGAAACAGTTTCCACAATCGCCATTCCACGAGGCATTAGAGTATTTCAAGCAATTTGGACGAGATAACAAGCTGCCcttactacatattgatatgcATGGCAAGAAAAATCGCAAAACAAATATGGATCTCGACGTCGGATTTAAAGCCATGGAAACTCACTGGAAAGACCAGAGTTTCGCCAAGTGGCTAAAAAATGAAACCGAGTGCGTGTTCACAAAGATGTTCAGTGACCCTAAATATGTCTACGAGAAAAATAACATGAGGTTTACGGTCAATGTGAACCCGAGTTTATGTGGGGACTGGGGTGGGGATCTGTACACTATGACCTGTCAGTCCGTTGTCATGGGAACTCCCGCCTTCCAGCTAGAAATTCCGCGTGCTATACGGAACCAGTTGATAGTGGATGATGAACTAGTCACAAAACTTGCCCAGAGTATAGTTGACATTTATTCTACGTGCCTGAACCGTACTAATCCCCTTCACATTAAGATTCCGAAGCGAGAACAGGCCGCCTACTCAGAACTCATAGAGAAAACGCTAAATGatcatttgaaaattgaaaagacATTTCAGGAGAAACAGATCTGA